The following proteins are co-located in the Haloarcula marismortui ATCC 43049 genome:
- a CDS encoding PGF-CTERM sorting domain-containing protein: MHRIVPAIGLAALVVLSGCVTATVDSTVAADGTVSEYDLTLEMSPSVYDGLQSQAQQEGYDSVEGYLLADVNTSRMSNYTYDQELEGENVTLSMTFTDWNPGPESDVSVNASGGNVTYEDRTFVTANEDTDVAFGNGVAVEYQLTMPADISSSNADIVQNETAVWEYAADEPVDEPIRATSPAPSSAFGPGMGIPVAVVALLGAALLASRD, translated from the coding sequence ATGCATCGGATTGTCCCTGCGATTGGTCTTGCTGCTCTCGTCGTTCTCTCCGGGTGTGTGACAGCGACGGTTGACTCAACAGTGGCCGCGGACGGCACTGTTTCGGAGTACGACCTGACCCTCGAAATGTCCCCATCTGTGTACGACGGCCTGCAGAGCCAGGCCCAGCAGGAGGGCTATGACTCGGTCGAAGGCTACCTTCTGGCCGACGTGAACACCAGTCGGATGTCGAACTACACGTACGACCAAGAACTGGAGGGTGAGAACGTCACACTCTCGATGACATTCACGGACTGGAACCCCGGCCCGGAAAGCGACGTGTCGGTCAACGCTAGCGGGGGCAACGTCACGTACGAAGACCGGACGTTCGTCACTGCGAACGAAGATACTGATGTGGCCTTCGGCAACGGTGTCGCGGTCGAGTATCAGCTGACAATGCCCGCTGACATCTCGTCCTCGAACGCTGATATCGTTCAGAACGAGACCGCTGTCTGGGAATACGCGGCTGACGAACCGGTCGACGAACCGATCCGCGCGACCAGCCCCGCGCCGTCGTCGGCCTTCGGCCCCGGAATGGGGATTCCTGTCGCCGTTGTGGCGCTGCTCGGGGCCGCACTGCTGGCCAGTCGAGACTGA